CATGAATTCATAAActaaattttaattaaattaaattaaacatggTTTCTACGAAATCGTTTACTGATTGCATGTGCCATATTTACTGTGTATTGTATTGTTGGTATGATGTTGCTATATCATTAATATTGTGACTAGACTTTGGTAACTGTGCAACAGGAGCGTTAGAGGCATAGGTGTCATTAACGCTGGCGACTCTGGGGGCCCACCACTTTTTGAAAATGGCCAATTTTGTCCCcaacacttttttaaagtaTAATTTGTTAAAATTGTTCTGAAAAATAGCGTGCACGAAGTAATGTTATAAATGAGAACAATTTGAGAGAGGTTTATTTGCTTATGAGAACGTGTACAATTTCAGGAACAGTTTGTCCGTTCACACTTTGTGGGTGTATTTCTGGGGACCCAAGTGGTGCAATTTTAATATTAGGAAACTttgaatagaaaatagaaaagcaaACATCGCTCCCACTTTGCATCAATAGTGCACAGGCACTGCACTATTTGTCAAAAAAAGTAATTAGCCTACCGATTCTTAAATGACTCAAAAACATACCCAGTCATAATCTTGCCCAAGGCACCATAAAGTCTCAGGCCCTGGGTGTTGATATTGTCTTGAAGGTTATGATTAGGCTTATGTTTGTCCCGTCTCCTGTCACGCGTCAATTAAATATGGGTAAAATAACTGGTTCTATGTTGTAAGTCTGCATACTGAGTGACGAAATCAGTGTGAAGATCAGGAAAAACATTAGCTAGCGTCTTACTGTAGAGTGCACGGTGTCGcattgatatattattataaccTCCGCTCTCGGCAGAATTATTGGGTCACACCATGGAAACAAGAGCTGCGCCAGCTCAGTTTCCAAAAATGAATTCTTTCCTGTAAACAAGCTCAGACTGAGCAATAGGCCAACAGCGATCCAGCATCAGAAAGGAAGTGCTTTTCAATTCATGTCTCATTTGACAGCTTGCGTATGATTAATTACTCTACTGGgcctattttgtgtgtgtgtgtgtgtgtgcgagcgagaTAGAAACATTGACAGGCGGATTGCTAGCATGTAGGGAGGGACTATATTGCTTGCTATATATGTATCtctgtatacatacatatgtaagTATATACATATTACTGCTGTCGTATAGTTGATGTTTATCCTGTTAATGTTATCAACTATAAGATCTGCCATTCCTCGCGTTTTGTGACTCAGTCAAATGCACAAGTAAACGGAAGCTTTCTCTCCATGATTTGGGTCAAAGATGAGAGCGGCTGTGGCCTGGCTCCTGAGTCCTGGCTGTGGTCCTTGAGCCATGAAAAAAGAGCCTTTACAGAGCGCCTTCTTTTGAAATTCAGAGCGGGTGGATTGGGAGGCGTGGAGGTGGGGCTAGACTATACATAAGAGGCTAAGACAGCCCTCCAGTCCAATTTGGCACGACATCACCAGACAATTTGCTTTTGCTCAACCTATACAAGGAAGCTGATTGGATCTCTCCGTTCGTTTAGTCTCTCTTTATCCTCACCCGGGGCTTGTGAGAAAAGAATCCACTTGTATCGGCCCCTCTTTTTGGAAGAGAAACGCTGCGTTAGTGATGAGCACAGGCAGGTTACTCAGCACTGAGGCTTTATCCTGCATGTCGAATGTGGACAACGTGACTGGGGGCCAGTCCCACTTGGTTCTGCAGCCTGTCTGGGACTACCTCCACCAGAACCACCACGGCCTCCTGAGGAGCCCCCTCTTCCCCGTGTTCCTCTCCGTCACCACCTACTTCTTCCTGGTTGGCCTTTACACCGTGTTGGACCTGCTGGCTCCCACCTGGCCCTGCATCAACCGCTACAGGCTCCATCGTGACAGACCAGTCACGTTGCCCAATATCTGGACTACCCTGGGTGTCACCATCTACAACCACCTGCTTTATATATTTCCTGCTGCGGTTGCCCAGTGGCTGTGGAGGCCGCCCACCCCGCTGCCCCGTGAAGCTCCCACCCTCTGGAGCTTCTTCCTCGGCATCCTGGGCTGCATGGTCATCTTCGACTTCCAGTATTACCTGTGGCATCTGCTGCACCATCGAATTCCCTGGCTGTACCGCACCTTCCATGCTGTGCACCACCAATACAACGAGCCTTTCAGCCTGGTTACCCAGTACCTGTCTGGATGGGAGCTGTTCAGTGTGGGGTTTTGGGCCACGGTAGACCCCATCCTGCTCCAGTGCCACTGCCTCACCACATGGGGCTTCATGGTCTTCAACGTCTACGTCTCAACTGAGGACCACTGCGGCTACAACTTCCCGTGGGCCATGCACAACCTGGTGCCCTTTGGCCTCTGGGGCGGTGTACCCAAGCATGACGCTCACCACCAGCGTCCCAACACTAACTTTGCCCCATTCTTTTCTCACTGGGACTGGCTGGGGGGCACCAACTCGGTGCCAACTCCCCCCAGCCACTCGGCCACTGGAGAGCCAGACGAACTGAAGGGGAGAAAAGACTACAGAACTTGAATTAATGTCTCATTGACGCTGCCTCTCTTTTACTCAGTCCGTCCCTTTTGTACCTGCACTTTACCAAcaagcttgtgttttttttcttcttctccctagaccactttctctcttccccatcTCCCtgcatttctttctcctttttccttctcttctttctctttggtACTATAAAATTCCCTCTACCTATTTCACCAATGCTCTCTAACAGAACATGGATATTCTTCACAGTTTAGGTTGATTATCACTCTAACATTTTCTGGTAAGTTGTTGAGAGGAATTATTCTTAGAGTTTTTATCAAGCACTGTTGTACTATGTACATTTAGCTCTTAGTCACAGAGAGTTTTGCATTCACGttaatatattgttattttttgtctctgtggtaTCCTCAGGTCGTGTAACATGTTTTTGAGCTTCCCGGACAAATAAAAGTTAAAGATAAAACTACTTATTTGACGTTTGTTCTGTTATACATCGCTGAGTAGCTCTAATTGGGAATTTGCTGACGGCCGACTGTGTGATCTGTCAGGGAGATTACGCACgtacactctccctctctccctcctcagcgCCGACCCTCTCGCTCACACGCATGAATGGCGTTCTTTTAGCTGCATCCCAGTATGATGCGTGGCCGCAATACTAATCCATCATCCCAGCTTTCAGACAAAATGCTCTTACCGGAGGAGTTCTTCATTAAACTCCCCAGAAAGACGCGTTTGTGATGCAAAGTCTTCGATGCTGAAAATGTGACAGTGTTATTCTTTGGAAGACTTTCCTATGCTCAGTATATTTCTGAACTTTTTTCGCCCGGTGGCGATGCACCAGGAGTCCAGGAGTCTTGGTCGAAAAACCAAAGGAGACAGGGTGTTTGCCGTCAAGGCGACTGGACTCGAGGACAACCTGCCAGAGGAGATCAGACTTGTAAAGTCGGTTCCCTGTTCTCTTATTGGGACAcgttttgtaatttttctttgaCAGATTTAGCGCAAAAAAACCCCGCAGACTTTTCACATTGTACTGTATCTTATTATATTACAGGGGAAATGCAGTGAGTATAGGTCAGCGATCTCTTCTCGAGTTATTCACCAGGTGGAGATACTTGCAGTCTTGTGTGTTTCGGCGTGTCTCTGCTTCACGAGGGAATTGACTGTTGCAACAGGTTGTTTATCTAAGCAACACTGGATTCAAAAGCCTCAAGCATAACTGACCGTGTCAGTTAAAATTACAGATCCCTCCAAGTTAGAAATAAATCCACAAAGTTAGTCTGTATTGTGTgcaagttgtttcttttttttattatcttaaatTCATTAAAAGATGGTGAAACGTTTGATTTCCAGAACAACAGTGGTTTGTTCTGCCACCAAcctagaaaaaaagattcacccGTGcgtaagaaaaataattaaataataaaatacttgatgctctgaaaaaaaaaaaaagcagttgcaTTGAATCACCAGTATAAACTCTCAGTGGGTCTTTATTTTCTTGTATTCTTCTACCTGACCACATTCCAGTCTCGTGGTCACATGATTGATGCAATTTACGAGTTCCTATAGAACATACCGTAAATTTTGCCACACAGAAATGTGCAATACAAACCACCACTTGTTGTGTGCAACTACAGCAGCAACTTCAAGCTGCAGTTGTAAAACCACAacatgttagttttttttacactttgacttTTGTATCAAGGCCATAAAGTTATGAGTAGGGAGCTTTGGAGGTGCTGGGGCGGGcattttgttacctttggacagagacAGTCTATCTGTTCAGCCCATTTCAATGCAGTCTCCGTGCTAAGTTAAGCCAACTTGCTACTCGTGGCTGTTTTCGGACATGAGCACATGAATGTGTGGAAAATTGATTTCAGATATATGCACTATTATGTACTAAGGTAATCTGCCTTCTCATTGCTGCACAATCATAAACACCGCTGCCATAAATGGCACTTCCTGGCATAGCCAAGCCCCGGAGCATAAAATGGTTTCACAACTTCTACAAATTACAATGTTGACTTTCccccttctatttttttcttcgtgAAATTGTCAGATCTTTAATCCTTTTCCTTTAtcctgtgtttattttatttttagacacaAGTGATTTATGACTCACAGTGGAGCtcacaaaaatgtttgaaagGCTCGGTGTTAATGTAACATGGCCAGGGAGTGGTCCTGTCCCCAACAACATGCGAAAAGCAGGTATTCTACTCGAGAGTGCTGACAAAAGGTAACATGACACTCAACAGCAATCATTCACC
The sequence above is a segment of the Scophthalmus maximus strain ysfricsl-2021 chromosome 2, ASM2237912v1, whole genome shotgun sequence genome. Coding sequences within it:
- the ch25hl2 gene encoding cholesterol 25-hydroxylase-like protein 2; translated protein: MSTGRLLSTEALSCMSNVDNVTGGQSHLVLQPVWDYLHQNHHGLLRSPLFPVFLSVTTYFFLVGLYTVLDLLAPTWPCINRYRLHRDRPVTLPNIWTTLGVTIYNHLLYIFPAAVAQWLWRPPTPLPREAPTLWSFFLGILGCMVIFDFQYYLWHLLHHRIPWLYRTFHAVHHQYNEPFSLVTQYLSGWELFSVGFWATVDPILLQCHCLTTWGFMVFNVYVSTEDHCGYNFPWAMHNLVPFGLWGGVPKHDAHHQRPNTNFAPFFSHWDWLGGTNSVPTPPSHSATGEPDELKGRKDYRT